From Weissella confusa, a single genomic window includes:
- a CDS encoding transposase, which yields MIRYSPEFKQSLVEMHNQGRSYTELAAEYGPSADSIRNWVKLYTVHEVDGEKWTQADVNALQKENAKLREELEILKRAAVLLSKYN from the coding sequence ATGATTCGATATTCACCAGAATTTAAGCAATCTCTTGTCGAGATGCACAACCAAGGGCGTTCTTACACTGAACTAGCCGCTGAATACGGGCCTTCGGCCGATTCAATCCGTAACTGGGTCAAATTGTACACAGTCCACGAAGTGGACGGCGAAAAATGGACGCAAGCTGATGTAAACGCATTACAAAAGGAAAACGCCAAACTTCGCGAAGAACTTGAGATTTTAAAACGAGCCGCGGTGTTGCTTTCGAAGTACAATTAA